TACCTTTTGTTGGGTTCTCCATTTGTGGAATATCGACTAATACGACATCCCCTAATTCCTTCTGAGCTAACATAAGGGCTGTTGTTGCCCCTGTAAAACCACTACCAATGACTGAAACCTTTCGACGTTGAATAGCCACTTAACCAACTCCCTTATTCTTTTTTGTCTCCTCTGAGAGGCTAAATCCTAGAGATTTTTGATGAGTTCATCAGCAAACTCAGAACATTTCACTTCCGTTGCACCATCCATTAGGCGAGCAAAATCGTATGTGACAACCTTAGAAGCGATCGTTTTTTCCATTGAACGCATGATAAGGTCAGCTGCCTCTTTCCACCCAAGATGACGAAGCATTAATTCTCCAGAGAGCAGGACAGAAGAAGGGTTCACTTTGTCTAAGCCTGCATATTTTGGTGCTGTACCGTGCGTTGCTTCAAAGATAGCATGGCCTGAATCATAGTTGATGTTGGCACCCGGTGCGATCCCGATACCACCAACTTGAGCCGCTAGTGCATCAGAAATGTAGTCACCGTTAAGGTTCATTGTTGCCACGACATCAAACTCAGCCGGGCGAGTGAGGATTTGTTGTAAGAAGATATCTGCAATCGCATCTTTGACAATGATCTTCCCTTCCTCTTCTGCTTTAGCTTGCGCTTGATCTGCTGCTTCCCGACCTTTCTCTTCCACAATCTTGTCGTATTCAGCCCAAGTGAATACTTTATCTCCGTATACGCGTTCTGCTAACTCATAACCCCAGTTCTTAAAGGCGCCCTCAGTAAACTTCATGATGTTCCCTTTGTGAACGAGCGTGACACTCTTACGGCCATTCTCTAATGCATAGTCGATAGCGCCACGAACGAGTCGCTCTGTACCTTCAGAGGATACTGGTTTAACCCCAATGCCTGAAGTCTCAGGGAAACGGATTTTATCTACTCCCATTTCATCACGTAAGAAAGCGATGACCTTCTTCACTTCTTCAGACCCAGCTTGCCATTCAATACCCGCATAGATGTCTTCTGTGTTTTCACGGAAAATCGCCATATCTACAAGCTCGGGTTGACGTACGGGTGAAGGAACACCTTCAAAATAGCGTACAGGGCGTAAACAAGTATAGAGATCCAACTCTTGACGGAGAGCAACGTTTAATGAACGAAATCCGCCACCAATCGGTGTCGTCAACGGCCCTTTAATCGCGATGAAATACTCACGAATCGCTTCGAGTGTATCTTCAGGTAACCAAGATTGGTACGTGTTATTTGCTTTTTCACCGGCAAAAACTTCATACCAGGCAATTTTTTTCTCTCCGTTGTAGGCTTTCTCAACAGCGGCATCAAGGACACGGGATGCGGCTGCCCAAATATCAGGACCCGTACCGTCTCCTTCTATGTATGGGACAATCGGGTTATTAGGGACAATTAGATTCCCTTTGGTGTCTACTTTGATTCTTTCCCCTTGAGTAGGTGGTTGAAACTGCTTGAAGTTAGGCATGATTTTCTCCCTCCATTACACTTTTAACAATTTTGACACTAATCTTATTTTAACAAAAAAAAGTCTAGACGTAAGGACTTGCACTAAATTAAGTTCGATAAGGTCATAGTCAAGGTCAATAACGCGCTCGAACCACCCTATACTCCGTAGTTAAGACAGGATGACGGCATGACTTTCTGTAGAGTATAGGATGGCTCTCTATCAATCTATGAAAATGTTGGTAAACGTTAACGCTTACTTTTTGAAAAAAAAATCTACTTTTTCGCTATCTATGAACGTTGATCAATAGAGATATACTTTTGTTGTTGCGGTCCTACATAGTCCGCACGTGGACGAATCAAACGGTTGTTCGAATATTGCTCTAAGATATGCGCAATCCATCCAGAGGTACGTGAGATAGCAAAGATCGGTGTGAATAGGTCACGTTGAATGCCAAGGCTGTGGTAGACCGATGCGGAGTAGAAATCTACATTTGGCAGTAGTCCTTTCTCTCTTTCTACCACTTCATTTACTTTCAAGGACATCTCATACCATTTTGTTTCACCCGTAAGTGTTGTCAGCTGTCTAGACATTTCTTTTAGATGTTTCGCACGCGGGTCGCCGTCCTTATATACACGGTGTCCAAAGCCCATAATTTTTTCTTTGTTGCTTAGAGCATTTAGGATATAACCTTCTGCCTTGTCTACTTCCCCAATCTTCTCCAAAGTAGACATGACTTGTTCGTTCGCTCCACCGTGTAATGGTCCTTTTAAAGCGCCAATTGCAGCTGTTACCCCAGAAAATATATCTGATAAAGTGGCAACAGTGACGCGAGAAGTAAAGGTAGATGCGTTGAATTCATGGTCAGCATGAAGAACGAGTGCTTTATTAAAAGCTTCTATCGATATCTCTGAAGGTTCTTCACCAGTAAGCATGTATAAAAAGTTGGCTGCGAATCCCAGATCTGAACGTGGCTCAACGGGTTCTTTGCCTTCTCTTAATCTAGCAAAGGTAGTCACAATCGTGCTTATCTTGGCCTGAAGTCGAACCGCCTTACGATGGTTTGCTGCTTCGTCCATGACTTCTGCTTCTTCATCATATAATCCTAAAGCAGATACAGCCGTACGAAGGGCTCCCATCGGATGGATGTTCTTAGGAAACAAGCGAATTTGATCAATTACTTCCTGTGGAATGGAAGCATTCTCTGACAAGTCTTTCTTTAATTGATCAAGCTCACTTGTGTTTGGCAATTTGCCGTACCACAGTAAAAAGATGACTTCTTCAAAGCTAGCATGGTTTGCCAGATCGTCAATATTGTAGCCACGATACGTCAGTACGCCATCAATGATTGAACTTACTGAAGATTCAGCAGCAACAACACCTTCTAATCCACGAGTACTCATTAGGCATCTCTCCTTTTCTTTAATCTATCCAACTGTCAACATATAGAAATCTACGCTCCGGTAGGATTTTCTACATAATAGTATAAATTATTTGACAGTGTTTGTGAACGTTTGTTCAGGCAATCAGTTGAATCGCTTTCATTAAAAGATAAGCAATTCCAGCTCCAATCAAAGGTCCCACGGCGACCCCTTTCAAAAAAGCGACCGCTAAAATTGTTCCCAGAACTAAAGCCATCGTGACCTGCGGGTCATCTGAGAGTAAACGTACACCATAAGCACCAAGCATCGCAACGGCAACACCGGATACAAGTGCCACAACCCCATATGTCGATTTCATTGAATCCCATAAATCATAAAGCGTGATTTGCCCCGTGGCTATCGGAACAAGGATGGCAACCGTAATGACAGTGACACCCAAATTAATCCCCTGTCCTTCAAGAAACGGAAAAGCTTTTTGTCCTAAACCTGTGATGCGCAGGAAAAACAAGAATAGCACCGCAATGATAATGGATTGATTTTTTCCTATTAATCCAATAATGAGCAGTAATAGTAAAAACAATGAAGGACTAGAGAGTGGCAATGGAGTCGCTTCCTTTCTGTTCAAACTAAGGTGAGATAAAATATAACCAATATGAAATCGTTTACTTTATTTGCCAATAGCTTGGTCAGGTGTATTTTAATACATTTTAGCATATTTTTTATCGATTGTCTTCTTTAGTGCATGCGCTTGGATGAGTGATGTCTCTCTACTGAATATCCTTCTAATCATCATGCCTATAAAACCAAAAGGGAATACTGCTCGTTATCACTTTTAAACACCTCACTCGATGCTAAAAAATAATGATAAACATTGTGCTTTACTATAAAAAAAGGTAAAATTTACATTAGTAAAGGTTTATTTTAGGGGGCATTGTATGAGCAAATCGTTTTGGCTTGCAGTACTCAGATCTATCATTGTTTTATTGACTATCGTGGCAGCACTTGGTGTAGCTTATTATGTTCTCCCTTTGATTTACCCCTTTATTATCGGTATACTTTTTGCCTTAATTTTTAATCCGTTTGTGAGTGTTTTAGAGCGGCGGGCCAAGTTTCCACGATGGCTTGCGGTCACGGTTGCAATCATATTATTATTAGCTGTCCTGTCAACGATCGTGACACTGGTCATTTTAGAAATTGTGGCCGAAGTTAATAGACTGAGCGAAACCTTACCCGGCTATGTTGAAGAATATGTCATACGTATACAAGACTTTGTGCTTAATGATCTACTTGTATTCTATGACCAATTTACTGCTTTTTATAGCTCTTTGGAACCAGATGTACAACAGTCGATTGAAGAAGAAACCCAGGAACTGGCCAATCAAGCGGCAACCATGGGTAAGGATGCGGTGCAATCTGTCTTTAACGGTGTCTTAAACTTTATCGGTTCAGTCCCTAATATGGCGACCGCTTTTATTATCTCGTTATTGGCCTCGTTTTTCATCAGTAAAGATTGGCCTAGTCATATTCGAAATTATGTCAACATCGTTCCTGAAGGTATCAGACATAGAACGGGAGCTGTATTTAAAGATCTAAAGAAAGCGTTGTTCGGGTTTGTGAAAGCCCAGTTGACACTTATATCTATCACATTCGTCATCGTTTTGATTGGCTTTTTCATCTTACGTATTGAGTATGCTCTGACCCTCGCTCTGATCATAGGTGTCGTCGATTTACTCCCTTACTTAGGAACCGGACTCGTATTTATACCTTGGATTGTTTATTTATTCATCAATGGCGATTACTCACTCGTCATTGGTTTATCCATTTTATACGGGATCGTTGTCATACAGAGACAGATGATGGAGCCTAAGATTTTAGGAACGAACGTGGGATTAGACCCACTTCTAACCCTCATTGCTCTCTTTGTCGGATTCAAGTTATTCGGCATGCTCGGCTTAATCATAGGACCTGTGAGTATGGTCATTCTTGGTGCGTTACATCGCGCCGGTGTGTTTAAGGATATATGGACGTTTATTAAAGGTAAATCTTAAAACTGTTGTTACATCGATGAAGGGGCTTTGTTAGCCTCTTCATTTTTAAGACAAGCCCTATTAAACGTCCTTTATCATAACTTCTGTGTTCACTTCTTAGTCTCAAACATAATGGAAAACAAATTTGGTTACTAGGGAGGAGAATCTAATGTTACCGACACGCAGAATGACATTATTGTTTACCTTATTATTGGTTATTGCTCTAAGTTCAAGCCCAGTGGCTCCTTACGCTGCTAACGATCAGGTGATCACAGAGACGCAAACACAAGCTTCAATGGCTGAGCAACTTAATGAAGTGCTCGACGATCCAAGGTTGAAAGGTGCACTCGCTGGTGTAAGCGTCAGGTCGGCTGAGACAGGTGAGATATTGTACGCGCACCAGGATCAAATAAGAATGACGCCAGCATCCAATCAAAAGTTACTCACTGGAGCAGCCGCTCTAAACACCCTCGGCCCAGACCACACTTTTGAAACGCTCGTCCTTACCGATGGTGAACTTCGCGGGAACGTCTTGCACGGCAATCTATATTTAAAAGGAAAAGGGGATCCTACACTATTAAAGGAAGATTTTGAACACTTTGCAGAAGCCTTGAAAGAGCAAGGGATCGAATCGGTTAAAGGAGATCTCGTTGGAGACGACACTTGGTATGATGACGTCAGACTCTCTCAAGATTTAGCTTGGGATAATGAAAGCAGTTACGCCGGCGCACAAGTGTCAGCCCTCAGCGCTTCCCCTAACGATGATTATGATGCAGGAACGGTTATAGTGGAGGTCCACGCTTCGGAGATAGAGGAACCGACGGAAGTTAAAGTCGTACCTCAAACGGAATATGTTAATATTATTAATCGTACTGAAACGGTTGAAGAAGGTGGTCCTAGGAAAATCTCGGTATATCGTGAACATGGTACGAATGATATTATCGTAGAAGGTACCATGCCGACAGATGGGTTCCGATACCGAACATGGGTGAGTGTATGGGAACCCACGGGTTACGCCCTTGATTTATTCCAGCAGTCTTTAGCACAGACGGGCATTCGCATAATGGGTAAGGAGAATGCGTTAGGTCCAACGCCTGAAGGTACACAAACGTTGGTATCACATGAATCCATGCCCTTATCAGAGTTGTTTATCCCCTTCATGAAGTTGAGTAACAATGGACATGCGGAGATATTAATTAAGGAAATGGGTAAGCAGGTACATGATGAGGGAAGCTGGCCTAAAGGCTTACAAGTGGTGTCAGATTACCTAGAGGATATTGGCCTTGACGCTGAAGGTATCCGCTTAAGAGATGGATCTGGTATGTCACATCTCAATATGGTTCCAGCTCAGGCTTTAACGGAATTACTGTATCTTATTCAAGACGAGCCTTGGTATGACGTTTTCCTCGAAGGATTACCTGTTGCGGGTGAAAGTGACCGTATGGTTGGGGGGACTTTGCGTAACAGAATGGGCGATACACCTGCTGACGGTAATGTAATCGCAAAAACAGGGTCATTAACGGCAAAAACATCATTGTCAGGCTATGTGACAACAGCAGATGGCCATGATCTCACTTTCGCCGTCTTGTTTAACAATTATATGAGCAACAGTCCTAAAGATTTGGAAGACGAAATCGCTGTTCGTTTAGCATCCATCACACTTGAGCAGTAGATGAGTGACGTTAAAAACCCCCATTACTTTTGGAATGGCTAGCTTTAGTTATGAGGCACTAAAAAAGTCCTGTATTGACAGGACTTTTTTAGTCTCTATTTTATCTCCTAATGAGTATAAAACGACCGGATTGTATCCATTTGTCAAATAATTTTTTCAGCCAGGCTTTAAATACGTTCCGAGTATACGGTATTAACAATAGAAAGCCTACAGCATCTGTGAAGAAACCAGGGGTGAGTAAGACGGCACCACCAAATAAGATACATACACCATCTAATAGTGCTTGTCCCGGTACCTGTCCTCTCGTCATTTGCATTCTCACAAGCTGAAGGGTCTGGAGTCCTTCTCTCTTAGCTAGCCATGCCCCTAAAACGCCTGTTGAAATCACAAGCCCAATCGTGTACCATGCGCCAATCCATTTTCCCACCGTGATGAGAAACCATAGCTCTACGACTGGAACAACAATCATAAGGAATGCGAGTAGCTTAAACATTCATCCAACTCCTTTATATGAGTTGTTTGATCAAGTGATGCAGTTCCTTATTCACCTTCTGTACGGGTGTGGGGCGAAAATCAAGGTTTGTAAAACAGTGGGTGGTCTGCCCCGAAACGAGCAGTTTTTCACCTTTCTTAATATCGTAGCTAAAAGTGATGCGCACACCTTTGTAGGACTCGATAGCCGTATGCACGGCAATCAAATCATCATAGCGTGCTGGTTGATGATACTTCACATTCACTTCTAGTACGGGTAGCATAAGTCCCAAGGTTTCAACCTCTTTGTAATCCATCCCTTGCTCTCGTAAGAATTCGGTACGCCCAACCTCGAACCAGTTCACGTACTTGGAATGATGAACAACACCCATCTGATCCGTTTCCTCATACCTTACTCTTAAAGTGCTTACGTGTGTTTGCTTCATGACATCACCTTGATCATGTTAAACGTCTTTTATAATACTTTAGCATGACCTGTATAGATATGTCCACGTAGAGCATCCACTGTGATTTCGTCACCATCCTTGAAAGTGGTGGTTGCATTATCAACACCTACGATGACAGGTACACCAACGTTTATTCCGACAACAGCAGCATGAGACGTTAATCCGCCCTCTTCAGTGATGACGGCTGCGCACTGTTCGAGCGATTCAATCATGTCCTTGTCCGTTCCAACGGTGACAAGAATAGACCCAGGTGTCATCTTCGCTTTCGCTTCTGCGGCATCCTTGGCGACAACCACTTTACCCGTTACAGCTTTTTTACCGATACCTTGTCCTTTAGCGGCGATATCCCCTACCACATGAATTTTCATCAAATTCGTCGTGCCAGACTCGCGAACCGGAACCCCTGCCGTAATCACGACGAGATCGCCATGCTTAACGAAACCGGTTTGAACGGCACTATCCACTGAGCTATCTAGCATTTCATCTGTAGAATGTACATGATCGGCTAAGACAGGGTGTACCCCCCAAACTAGTGCTAATTTGCGCACCACTTTTTCATGATTAGTCACAGCAATGATGCAAGATTTAGGACGGTATCTAGACACCATTCTTGCTGTATAGCCACTTTCAGTTGGTGTGAGAATGGCCGCCGCATCCAAATCTAGTGCAGCATTACAAACCGCTTGACTAATAGCCCCGGTAATCGAATTCTGCTGCTCAACATCGCGATGCATCATCCACTCTCTATACTCGATTGCTGCCTCTGTACGTTCTGCTATTTTGGCCATTGTTTTCACTGATTCTAGTGGATAATCGCCTGCTGCTGTTTCTCCAGACAGCATAACGGCATCCGTTCCATCAAATATAGCATTGGCAACATCCCCGACTTCGGCACGTGTAGGTCTAGGATTTCTCTGCATGGAGTCTAACATTTGGGTCGCTGTAATAACGGGCTTGCCTACCTCGTTACACTTTTTAATCATGGCCTTCTGCATGAGGGGAACATCTTCAGCTGGTACTTCCACACCTAGGTCACCGCGTGCGACCATAATGCCATCTGCCACTTCTAGAATTTCATCGAGATTGTCGTAGCCTTCTTGGTTTTCGATTTTGGCGATAATCTGAACATCTTCCTGTTCCTCTTCTTCTAGTATCTTGCGAATCTCTAGAATGTCACTCGCTTTACGTACAAAAGAAGCGGCTATAAAATCAATCCCCTGGGATAAACCAAAACGAATGTCATTTTCGTCTTTCTCCGTAATGCCAGGTAAGTTTACCGACACACCAGGAACGTTAACACCCTTACGGCTTTTCAGTTCCCCACCGTTTAGGATCGTTGTTATAATGTCTGTGCCCTCTATCTTTTCAACCTGTAACTCAATCAGTCCATCATCAATGAGAATTTTTGAGCCCGGGTTAATGTCGTTCACCAGACCCGTGTAGGTGACAGAGATACGGTTAGCATTACCTTTGATGTCCTCTGTTGTTACGACTAAAGTATCGCCTTCTACTAATTCAATAGGCTCTTGTTCTAAGACACCCGTTCGTATTTCAGGTCCTTTGGTATCCAATAAGATGGCAACGTTTTTGCCTGCTTCATCGATGGCTTGTCTAATGTTTTGGATCCTCTGGCCATGTTCATCGAAATCCCCATGGGAAAAATTAAGTCTTGTAACATTCAACCCTGCCTCAAAAAGTTGCTTTAATGATGCAACCGATTCACTTGCAGGACCTATCGTCCCGACAATTTTTGTCTTTCTCATTATACCTACCCCTTTTTATATGGATAATTCTCTTGCTAACTTACATAAAGAATGGTCCACGGTATGCTTTCGTTCTAACGCTTCAGAAATATTTGTTGCGACTTCTTTATTCTGTTGTAAGCCCACCATGATGCCTTTTTGTCCTTGAAGGAGTTGCTCAACGGCATACGCTCCTAAACGACTCGCTAGCACACGGTCAAAGGCTGTTGGGGTTCCCCCACGTTGGATATGCCCCAGTACGGTCACACGACATTCTAGGCCCGTTTTGTCTGTGATTTGGTGACCTACATCCATACCGCTACCGATACCCTCAGCTACAACAATAATACTATGTTTTTTCCCGCGATCATAGCCACGGTTCAAACGACTCACAACATCGTCGATCGTGAAATCTTCTTCAGGGATGAGTATCGTTTCAGCCCCATCCGCTAAACCGGACCACAGTGCGAGGTCTCCGGCATCTCGGCCCATCACTTCGATGATAAACGTACGCTCATGGCTGGTAGCTGTATCTCGAATCTTATCTATTGCTTCAATGACGGTGTTTAACGCTGTGTCAAAACCGATGGTGAAATCCGTACAAGGGATGTCGTTATCGATTGTACCTGGTACCCCTACAGCTGCAATTCCTTTCTCACTTAACTTCTCAGCCCCTTTGAAGGAACCATCACCGCCAATGACAACTAATCCCTCAATGCCATTAGCTTTCAGATTTTCAATCGCTTGATACTGTCCTTCATCCGTTTTGAACGTCTCACTTCTAGCCGTGCCTAATATGGTTCCACCTCGGTGAATAATATCTCCAACGGAGCCAACATCAAGTGTTTCTATATTGTTATTCATTAATCCATGGTATCCACTATATATACCACTGACTTGTACACCGTGGTAAAGGGCTTTACGTACAACCGCCCTAATGGCCGCGTTCATACCAGGAGAATCTCCTCCACTTGTTAAAACGCCAATTTTTTTCATTTATACTCACCTCTTAAAAACGTCATATGTATTGGTTAATACATCATTTTATACATAAATAAAGACATACAAGACATACCTTTATACTTTATCATTCTCTATTTCCTCTTACAATAGACACTTTCTCATAGAAAAATGCTTCTGGTCAACAGAAGCATTTTGTACTATTACACCTGCATGTTGTAATCGCTTACATCGCTAATTTCTCCGATTTTTTTAAACTTTTCATAGCGAGAAGTCACTAACTCTAATTGAGAAAGGTCGTTTAACTCATCTAATGCAGATTGAATATATGATTTTATGGATTGTGCTTGTTGTTCTAAGTTGTGATGGGCGCCTCCCTGAGGTTCAGGGATCACCCCTTCAATGACACCCATTTCAAGTAAGTCACCGGCGGTGATCCTCATTGCCTCAGCCGCTCTTTGGGCCTGCGAAGCGTCTTTCCAAATAATAGCTGCTGCCCCCTCAGGCGAGATGGTAGAGTACACTGCATTTTCTAACATATAAATATGATTACCAATGCTTATGGCTAACGCACCACCACTACCACCTTCGCCTATGACGATACATATAATTGGCACTTCAAACCCGGCCATTTCACGTAGGTTTCTAGCGATCGCTTCACTCTGTCCTCTCTCTTCTGCGGCAATACCCGGAAAAGCACCAGGAGTGTCTATAAAAGTCACAATGGGACGTTTAAACTTATTAGCTTGTTCCATTGCCCTTAGCGCTTTACGGTAACCTTCCGGGTGTGGCATCCCAAAGTTTCTAGCGATATTATCTTTGGTGTCTTTACCTTTTTGGTGCCCGATAACGGTCACTGGCTGGTCCCCTAATTTGCAAATCCCTGTAATGATGGCACGGTCATCTCCGTGAAGTCGATCTCCATGTACCTCTACAAAAGAGTCGAAGATCTGTTCTATATAGTCCAATGTGGTCGGACGTTGAGGGTGACGGGCAATCTGAATCCGCTGCATAGGCGTCAGATTTCCGTAGATTTCTTTTGCTAAGTTACGGGCTTTTTCCTCTAACCGATTAATCTCTTCTGTAAAGTCGATATCCTTTTCATCCGTGAATTGCTGTAGCTCCTCGATTTTATTCCTTAATTCCACTAAAGGTCGTTCAAAAGATAAATCTCCTGCCATCAATTTCACCTCCTACCTTAGCTCGCATGTATGTCTAAGATTGTAGCCAAACGTTCTCTCAATAGAGCGCGTTTAACGACCATGTCTAATTGTCCGTGATTCAATTGAAATTCCGCCGTCTGGAAGTCATCTGGTAACTTCTGGCGTATCGTTTGCTCTATGACACGCCGTCCGGCAAAACCTATTAGAGCCTGTGGTTCAGCTATATTGTAATCACCTAACGAAGCAAATGAAGCGGAAACGCCACCGTATGTTGGGTGAGTTAGAACAGAAATAAACAGGCCACCCTGACGGTCAAGCTGTGACAGCGCTGCACTTGTTTTTCCCATTTGCATTAAGCTCAATATCCCTTCCTGCATTCTCGCCCCACCAGAAGCCGAAAATAATATAAATGGCCTTTTGTTTACAATGGCACTCTCGATGGCGCGCGTAATCTTCTCTCCTACGACTGATCCCATACTCGCCATAATAAATCTAGAGTCCATGACACCAATCACAACAGGCAATCCCTCAATCTGAGCTTCGCCTGTTACGACTGCCTCATTCAATCCTGTCTTGTCCATCGTACTTTCTAATCGCTCCTGATACTCGGGAAACTCTAAGGGGTCTTTGGACGTGATAGCCTTGTCATACTCGACAAAGGTACCCTCATCCACTATCATCTGAATTCTTTCCCCAGCCGTGAGAGGGAAGTGATAACCACAATTGGCGCAAACTTTCAGGTTCTTTTCCAATTCTTTCTTATATAGGATTGTACCACACTGTTTACATTTCACCATCAACCCTTCAGGTATATCCTTTTTCGCTTGTTCCGACGGGATGGTGGCATACTTACGCTTCTGTTTTTTATTAAATAAATCTTTTAACACATGAACACCTCACATGTTGCTTCTTTTTTCATTTTAATGGAGGATCGAGCTTAAGACTTCCTTAATTTCCTCTAGCTCGGCTTCAGGTACTAATATCTCAAACTGTTTGCCATGCTGACTAGGTTTTACTTTAACAAGAAAGCCCTCTTCTGCTAGACGGTCTTGGATTCGTTCTGCGATTTTTTCACTAGGAGCTATGTAAATCGCCGTCCACATGTACTGATTCCTCCTTAGCAACGACTATAAATCTAAGTTATCATAACATAGATGATTACGCGTCTTCAATCATCGCTAGCTGTCTCGTTTTCTCAGCCACCGAGTCTGGATCCACCTGTCTTCTCGCTACACCTGTTTCCATGGCAGCCTTGGCCACAGCCGCTGCTACTGCTGGCGCGACACGTGTATCGAATGGAGCAGGGATAACATAGTCTTCCGTTAGCTCTCCCTCGCTGATCAATTCCGCAATCGCATAGACTGCTGCGATTTTCATTTCTTCATTTATATGTGTGGCATAGACATCTAATGCACCACGGAAGATACCAGGAAAGGCCAGTACGTTATTGACTTGATTGGCAAAATCAGAGCGACCTGTTCCGATCACCCTAGCCCCTGCTTTTTTTGCATCCTCAGGCATAATCTCAGGATCTGGATTAGCCATGGCAAAAATGATAGGATCCTCGTTCATACTCTGGATCATCTCTTCAGTTACTGCACCCGCAACGGATACTCCTACAAAAACGTCCGCCCCTTGCATCGCATCCGCTAATGTCCCTTCTTGGCGATTATGATTCGTCATTTTGGCCACTTGTTCCTTGATATTGTTCATCCCTTGGGGTCTGCCCTCATAAATAATGCCCTTAGAATCACATAGTAGAATGTCCTTAACGCCCATACGGATGAGTAATTTAATAATGGCAATGCCCGCTGCACCTGCACCATTAGCCACAACTTTAATCGACGATAGGTCCTTGCCTACAACTTTAAGGGCATTCACCAACCCAGCTAGCGTTACAATCGCTGTCCCGTGTTGGTCATCATGGAATATCGGAATGTTCGTTTCTTTCTTCAAACGCTCCTCAATCTCAAAGCAGTTAGGTGCAGCAATATCTTCAAGGTTCACTCCTCCAAAAGTCGGTTGGAGAAGTTTAACTGACTCCACAATTTTGTCTACGTCGGTCGTATCTAGACAAATTGGAAACGCATCCACACCAGCGAAGGACTTAAAAAGTACAGCTTTCCCTTCCATAACTGGCATAGCCGCAGCAGGTCCAATATTCCCTAGGCCCAATACTGCAGTCCCATCCGTGACGACTGCAACCATATTCCCCTTCATCGTGTACTCATACACGTTCTTAGGAGTGTCAAATATCTCTTTACACGGTTCAGCCACTCCAGGGGAGTACGCCAAACTAAGATCCTTTGCATTTTTTACAGAGAT
This is a stretch of genomic DNA from Caldalkalibacillus salinus. It encodes these proteins:
- a CDS encoding acyl-CoA thioesterase, giving the protein MKQTHVSTLRVRYEETDQMGVVHHSKYVNWFEVGRTEFLREQGMDYKEVETLGLMLPVLEVNVKYHQPARYDDLIAVHTAIESYKGVRITFSYDIKKGEKLLVSGQTTHCFTNLDFRPTPVQKVNKELHHLIKQLI
- the pyk gene encoding pyruvate kinase, with translation MRKTKIVGTIGPASESVASLKQLFEAGLNVTRLNFSHGDFDEHGQRIQNIRQAIDEAGKNVAILLDTKGPEIRTGVLEQEPIELVEGDTLVVTTEDIKGNANRISVTYTGLVNDINPGSKILIDDGLIELQVEKIEGTDIITTILNGGELKSRKGVNVPGVSVNLPGITEKDENDIRFGLSQGIDFIAASFVRKASDILEIRKILEEEEQEDVQIIAKIENQEGYDNLDEILEVADGIMVARGDLGVEVPAEDVPLMQKAMIKKCNEVGKPVITATQMLDSMQRNPRPTRAEVGDVANAIFDGTDAVMLSGETAAGDYPLESVKTMAKIAERTEAAIEYREWMMHRDVEQQNSITGAISQAVCNAALDLDAAAILTPTESGYTARMVSRYRPKSCIIAVTNHEKVVRKLALVWGVHPVLADHVHSTDEMLDSSVDSAVQTGFVKHGDLVVITAGVPVRESGTTNLMKIHVVGDIAAKGQGIGKKAVTGKVVVAKDAAEAKAKMTPGSILVTVGTDKDMIESLEQCAAVITEEGGLTSHAAVVGINVGVPVIVGVDNATTTFKDGDEITVDALRGHIYTGHAKVL
- the pfkA gene encoding 6-phosphofructokinase — encoded protein: MKKIGVLTSGGDSPGMNAAIRAVVRKALYHGVQVSGIYSGYHGLMNNNIETLDVGSVGDIIHRGGTILGTARSETFKTDEGQYQAIENLKANGIEGLVVIGGDGSFKGAEKLSEKGIAAVGVPGTIDNDIPCTDFTIGFDTALNTVIEAIDKIRDTATSHERTFIIEVMGRDAGDLALWSGLADGAETILIPEEDFTIDDVVSRLNRGYDRGKKHSIIVVAEGIGSGMDVGHQITDKTGLECRVTVLGHIQRGGTPTAFDRVLASRLGAYAVEQLLQGQKGIMVGLQQNKEVATNISEALERKHTVDHSLCKLARELSI
- the accA gene encoding acetyl-CoA carboxylase carboxyl transferase subunit alpha — translated: MAGDLSFERPLVELRNKIEELQQFTDEKDIDFTEEINRLEEKARNLAKEIYGNLTPMQRIQIARHPQRPTTLDYIEQIFDSFVEVHGDRLHGDDRAIITGICKLGDQPVTVIGHQKGKDTKDNIARNFGMPHPEGYRKALRAMEQANKFKRPIVTFIDTPGAFPGIAAEERGQSEAIARNLREMAGFEVPIICIVIGEGGSGGALAISIGNHIYMLENAVYSTISPEGAAAIIWKDASQAQRAAEAMRITAGDLLEMGVIEGVIPEPQGGAHHNLEQQAQSIKSYIQSALDELNDLSQLELVTSRYEKFKKIGEISDVSDYNMQV
- the accD gene encoding acetyl-CoA carboxylase, carboxyltransferase subunit beta — translated: MLKDLFNKKQKRKYATIPSEQAKKDIPEGLMVKCKQCGTILYKKELEKNLKVCANCGYHFPLTAGERIQMIVDEGTFVEYDKAITSKDPLEFPEYQERLESTMDKTGLNEAVVTGEAQIEGLPVVIGVMDSRFIMASMGSVVGEKITRAIESAIVNKRPFILFSASGGARMQEGILSLMQMGKTSAALSQLDRQGGLFISVLTHPTYGGVSASFASLGDYNIAEPQALIGFAGRRVIEQTIRQKLPDDFQTAEFQLNHGQLDMVVKRALLRERLATILDIHAS
- a CDS encoding glutamate decarboxylase produces the protein MWTAIYIAPSEKIAERIQDRLAEEGFLVKVKPSQHGKQFEILVPEAELEEIKEVLSSILH